The Streptococcus suis DNA window GAGAGAGCATAAGTCATCGAGATGCATACTGTAATCAAGGTCAGAATGGCCACAACAGAAATATAGCTTGCTGCCCAACCTAAACCAACCTCTCGCAAAGCAAAAGCAACCGCATCTGCCACATTCAACTTAGAATAATGCACCATTCCTGTTAAGACTAATGTCACTATAATGTACAATATTGTGACAATGAAGAGGGATAAGACGATTCCCTTTGGCACATTCTTTTCAGGTGTTTTTACCTCATCTATAGCTAGCGAAATGGATTCAAAGCCAAGAAAGGCAAAGAACATGAGAGAAGCTCCTGCCATTATACCTGCTTGGCCACCGTAAATCGCTCCAAACCCAAAGGGCGCAAAATCAGCCCAATTGGACGGTTTGATAAAGAACATACCAGCAATCACAAACAAGACCAAGGCAGAGAATTTTAAGATAACTAAGGCTGAATTAAAACGAAGTGCCGCCTTAGAATTTAGTAAAACAACCCCTATTACGAAAAACAAGACCAGAACTGGTAAAAGGTCTACATAAGTACCCGCAGCAGGGTCGAAGGTACCATTCAATGCAGTTGGCATTGAAATACCAAAATGAGCTAAGAGTCCTTTCAAATATGCACCCCATCCCGATGCAACACTCGAAACAGCTGTCAAGAACTCCATAATGGTCAGCCAACCAGCAATCCAAGCAGGAAATTCTCCGAAAACCGTGTAGAGATACCCATAAGCTCCGCCGTTCGTAGGTATTCGTGAGGCAAATTCAGCATAGAATAATGCTGTCAAACCAACTGAAATTGCTGCTATGACGATAGAAATAATTAAGGCAGGACCAGCATATTGGGCAGCAGCCAAACCCGTCACTGTAAAAATACCTGTTCCCACCATTGAACCAATCCCTAAAAAGATCAAATCAACCAAACTCAAGTGACGCCGCATTTGATTACTACGCTCCCCTACCTGTTTTTTCCTCAACAGATTCATAAACAACTCCTAAACCATAGATTGTTGATAAGTTATCATCCTAGGTACACGTTTTCATTGAGTATCACTAGAAAAAATCACAACACTCGATTATACAATAAAAACCAGCATTTCGCACGAAAATAAAAAAAGTGGAAGTTTGTCTGACATCATCAGACAAACTTCCACTTCTTCTTATTCAGGATTGATGACAACCTGTTGCAAGTAATTCTTTTTATCCAATTGACCAGTAAACTGATCGCCTACCTTGATAAATGGCAACTGGTCTGTACTGTCTTCAGTAGCCTTAACCTTATAAATCTTGCCTTCCGATTGGATATAATATACCGTTGACCCACCGATCATTTGGCTGGCAACTGCTTCCACCTTGCCCGTTACCACTTCAGTAGGTTGACTCGAATCTCCATTTGTCGTAGTTGCAAGTCCAGCTAGACTAGAAGCATCCCTACCAGTAACTTGTGAAATTAAGCTGGCCACTTCATTGTTCACTGTGACTTGTTGGTAATCTTCTGCATCTACCAATGCATAAGATTTAACCAAACCAGCATCATCTTTTAGGGATACCAAATAGTAAGCTGTATCCGCTAATTTGACTAAACTTGGAGCGGTTGCTTTGTAGCCTTTTTCCTGCACTTCCCCTTCTGCTGACTCTTGAGCAGCTGACTCTGTTGCCGAAGCCAATTTGTAATTAGTAATTTCACGAGTACGCATATTGACTAGGATAAAACCAAGGTTTGATGAGTCCGCTGTCGCTGAGGTAATACCGGTATAGAGATAAATATCTGAACCGATGGAAATATAATTATAACTGTCCGTAGTATTTTTCACACCTGTTTGGCTGAAAATGGTATTCCAAAAACCATTCTGGTAGGTGTAATGATCATCAACACGACTGATGACATTTTCAGCAGAATAAACTCGGTCCACCCATTCAGGAATCTCTTCAAGACGATACTTCTTACTTTCTCCTGTAGCTGCATCTAACACAATAGCACCAATTGGATCATGTGAGGACAGTCCAAATTTTGGCTCGTATATCGTTGCAATATAGTAGGGATTCCCTTTGTCATCCACTTCAAACGAAGGCTTACCAAAAATAGTTGTTGGGTACTGGAGACGAAGATGTCGCAGAGTATCATTAAGTAAAAACTCAGAATCAGAGTAATGCATGGCTTCGTTCAACTTGGCAAGTTCTGCCTTACCTGTCGTCTGATTAACTTTTACATAGTAGCCAATACCATCTTGGTGATTGCTCAGCCATTTCCAAAAACTCTTATACTCCAATGGAGACACACGAAACGGTTGCTGTCCGATTGTAATTTGGCGGTAATCATTCGAAATACCAAACTGTGAAACCTTATCGATGGTACCCAGATAGGTATCACCAATCTTTTCAGCCGACGCACGATCTAAAAGTGCCAATTTTGAAATATCTGTCTCAGGAAAATCTGTCTTAAAATCCGCTTCTTCCACAGTCACTACTGAAGCATAATCTTTCGCACGAAAAATATGAGAATTGATGATCCCTAGAACTATAATCAGCAAAACAAATACAACCCAAACACGGCCCAACCAACTGAGATAGGTCGGCAATTTCCCCGACGAAAATTGGTAAGACTCCACTTGACGATTACGACCTGAAACCTTGGTAACTTTCCGAATCGGACTAATTTTGCTAGTGGTTGCGAGTACAATCCACAGCAAGCCAAAAGACTGAAGTATGAAAAACCAAAATTCTAGACTCAGAAAATTGAAAGCTGGTAGCTGAAACCAATAGTAAACAAGGATTTCCAAAATGAGAGCAAGCCAGACAAAACCAATCAATATTCTTTTCATATATACCTCCACAAACATTAATTTATTGGTTATATTATAACATAGTTTTGGTATTTGCATACAAGTAACTAAAACATATTTCCAAACTCCCTATTCGCTCGGAGTCAGTATTTTTGATATAATATTAGTCAGAACAAACTAGAAAAGGAACCATATGAAACTTATTTCTTGGAACATTGATTCCCTAAATGCCGCTCTTACAGCTGAATCTCCTCGTGCATTGCTGTCACGCGCCGTCATCGAAACTCTTGTAGCAGAGGACGCTGACATCATTGCAATTCAGGAAACCAAGCTATCTGATAAAGGACCTACTAAGAAGCATCTCGAAATATTAAAATCCTATTTCCCTGACTATTTCAATACTTGGCGCTCATCAGTGGAGCCCGCTCGCAAAGGTTATGCAGGAACACTCTTTCTCTATAAGAACCACCTCACTCCTACGATAACATTCCCTGAGATTGGGGCACCAACCACCATGGATGCTGAGGGGCGCATCATCACGCTTGAGTTTGATGACTTTTTTGTTACACAGGTCTATACACCAAATGCAGGCGATGGTTTGAAGAGATTGGCTGACCGCCAAATTTGGGACCTTCAATATGCTGCCTACCTTTCACAACTAGATCGCCAAAAACCTGTTCTCGCAACAGGCGATTACAACGTTGCGCATAAGGAAATCGACCTTGCAAATCCAGCAAGCAATCGTCAGTCCCCAGGTTTTACAGATGAAGAACGTCAAGGCTTTACAAATCTATTAGCCCATGGTTTTACAGATACCTTCCGTCATTTGCATGGTGATGTTCTTAACGCCTATACTTGGTGGGCACAACGTAGCCGTACCAGTAAAATTAACAATACTGGCTGGAGAATTGATTACTGGCTAGTTAGTGACCGAGTAGCTGATAAGGTTACCAAATCGTACATGATTGATTCTGGTGCTCGTCAAGACCATACACCAATTGTGATGGAAATTAACGTTTAATCCCCTTACAAACCTAGCAAAAGCTAGGTTTTTAAAATCTACAGATTTGTAAACGGTTGCGAAGTATGGTATAATATATATATAAACTAGTAAAGGAGGAGTTATGAATCATAAAAAAATCGAAAGAAAATCTCTTATCGTGTCCTCAATCGTAAATGGATTGAGCGGAACAGCGGGTCTTGCTGTGTACATCATGACAGGATTAAATGCACTGCTCTTAGATGGTGTCTTTTCACTCATTGCTTTTGTTTCCTCCATGGTGGCCTTTTATATTTCAAAAAATAGCCATCGGAAAACAACTACTTTTCCACAGGGACTCTACTTTTTAGAACCTCTATATGCCATTATGAAATCACTCGCAACCCTGCTATTATTATTATTTGCAGTATTAGAAACAAGTGCTACTGCTTTTGCCTATTTCGTCAACGGGATTGGTCATACAATGACCACCGGCCCAGTTGTTCCCTACACAATAACCATGTTCCTTGTTTGTATGGGACTCTATTTCTATAATCGCCACATGAGTGCAAGATTAAACCACATGTCCATCATTATCCAAGCAGAGTCTAAGGGAAATTTAGTTGATGGACTTATTTCAGGAGCCATCGGTTTGGCTGTCATTCTTCTTCACTTCATCCCAATCAGCAGCCCACTCGGTTTTTTACATTACACAGGGGACTTTTTCCTAACTGTGGTACTAGCTCTCATTTCCTTTAAAGAACCATGGGATGGGCTGGTTGTTTCCTTTAAAGAATTAGCAAATGGAACCATACAAGCACCCGAAATTCACGATTCCATTTATCAAATTTTAGAAACCTATTTAGATGACCATACGGACAATATTGAAATACATATTTTCAAGCAGGGAATAAATATAAGAGTAAAGATTAACCTGCACAATGTTCAACATGAAATTGTGAGAAAACTGCTCGAAGATAAGCAGCAAATGATCTATTTACTAAAGAAGAAGCACGAATACATTTCCGTCGAATACGCATTATAAAAAAATCTCGATCTTTCAAAGGTCGAGATTTTCATATTTGGTTCGGTAACCAATTTGTAGAATTTTACCGTCTTTGATCAACAAAGGGCGTTTGATAAGCATACCATCATTTGCTAGTAAACCAAGTGCATCTTCTAAAGTCAGACTGTCAAATTTATCCTTCAAACCTAACTCGCGATAGCTATTTCCGGAGGTATTGAAGTATTTTTTCAATTCAAATCCTGTCGCCTCCATCCAGTCTTTCAATTGACTTGCACTTGGTGGGGTCGTTTTGATATCAATCGCTTCGAATTCCACACCTAATTTGATTAACTCAGCCTTAGCTGCACGACAAGTAGAACATTTTGGGTATTCATAAAATAAAATCATTTCTTAACCTCAAATCCTGGAATTTCATGTTGCAAGAGCCAGATTTTCTTGTCCAGACCGCCAGCATAACCTGTCAATTTTCCATCCCCACTCAATACTCTATGGCATGGAATAATAATGGATAGGGGATTACGACCAACCGCGCCACCAATCGCCTGACCTGATTGAATACCAAGTTCCTTGGCAATTTGCCCATAAGTAGTCGTTTGACCTGCAGGAATTTCTTGCAATATCTTCCAAACTCTTAACTGAAATGCTGTCCCTCTTAGATCAAGTGGCAAGGGACTAAAATCTGGATTTTCCCCAGAAAAATAGCTTGTTAACAAGTCACATGCTTGCTCTAAGACATGATGAGAAGTGACAGATACCTCTTCCGTCACTCCTTTTTCATAATACTTCTGTCCCTCAAACCATGCGCCTATCAAGCCTTTATCACTAGCAATAAGGGAAATTGAGCCTAAGGGACTCTTATAGATTTGCTTATATAGCATTATTTATGTTTAATTACACGCACTTTTGTAATCGCATCTGTCGCCTTGAATTTTTCGACCAATTTAGCAATTTTTGTTTCATCAGATTCATCTAAATCCAACAATGTATAGGCGTAATCACCTTTAGATCGGTTAATGATGTTATCGATGTTAATCTCCAATTCAGATACAGCCGTTGTAATATTTGCAACAATATTTGGCACATTTTTATTGATCAAGGTAATACGGTACGGTGCATCCAAGAACTGTTTCATATTCGGGAAGTTAACTGAATTAATGATTTCACCAGTTTCCATAAAACGACGAATGGTCTGACCAGCAGCAATAGCACAATTCAGTTCAGCCTCTTCTGTTGATCCACCAACGTGTGGAAAGACGATAATGTTTTCTTTGTTGAGAGCTTCCTCAGTACCGAAGTCGGTAATATACTTCTTAATCACACCCGCTTCAATTGCCTCGAAAAGGTCTGCATTGACAACCAATTCGCCACGAGCAAAATTAATGAGGGTTGTTCCTTTTTTCATCTGTCCAAAACTATCTGAATTGAAAAGTCCGCGAGTCTTATCTGTCAATGGTACATGAACAGTAATGTAATCGGCGTTGGTGAAAATTTCCTTTAAATCATCCACACGTTTGACATGGCTTGAAATCGTCCAAGCTGTTTCAACAGACACATAGGGATCATAACCAAGAACATTCATTCCCAAACGACGTGCATCATTAGCAATACGGGCACCAATTGCACCCAAGCCGATGACACCCAAGGTTTTTCCTGAAATCTCTGTTCCTGCAAATTGTTTCTTACCTGCTTCAACTTGCTTTGGCACATCGTCTCCTGAAAGGGTGTTAGCCCATGCAGTCGCACCGATATAGTCACGAGCTGACAAGAGGATGGAAG harbors:
- a CDS encoding methylated-DNA--[protein]-cysteine S-methyltransferase, which encodes MLYKQIYKSPLGSISLIASDKGLIGAWFEGQKYYEKGVTEEVSVTSHHVLEQACDLLTSYFSGENPDFSPLPLDLRGTAFQLRVWKILQEIPAGQTTTYGQIAKELGIQSGQAIGGAVGRNPLSIIIPCHRVLSGDGKLTGYAGGLDKKIWLLQHEIPGFEVKK
- a CDS encoding arsenate reductase family protein, coding for MILFYEYPKCSTCRAAKAELIKLGVEFEAIDIKTTPPSASQLKDWMEATGFELKKYFNTSGNSYRELGLKDKFDSLTLEDALGLLANDGMLIKRPLLIKDGKILQIGYRTKYENLDL
- a CDS encoding amino acid permease translates to MNLLRKKQVGERSNQMRRHLSLVDLIFLGIGSMVGTGIFTVTGLAAAQYAGPALIISIVIAAISVGLTALFYAEFASRIPTNGGAYGYLYTVFGEFPAWIAGWLTIMEFLTAVSSVASGWGAYLKGLLAHFGISMPTALNGTFDPAAGTYVDLLPVLVLFFVIGVVLLNSKAALRFNSALVILKFSALVLFVIAGMFFIKPSNWADFAPFGFGAIYGGQAGIMAGASLMFFAFLGFESISLAIDEVKTPEKNVPKGIVLSLFIVTILYIIVTLVLTGMVHYSKLNVADAVAFALREVGLGWAASYISVVAILTLITVCISMTYALSRMVYSISRDGLLPKSLSQLTKTSKVPKNATILVGIFAAICAGIFPLATIASFLNICTLAYLMMLAVGIIRLRQIDGLPKEGQFKTPLVPLLPILSILICLSFMFQYSLDTWLAFGIALVIGMFIYFFYGYGHSEAK
- a CDS encoding cation transporter; translated protein: MNHKKIERKSLIVSSIVNGLSGTAGLAVYIMTGLNALLLDGVFSLIAFVSSMVAFYISKNSHRKTTTFPQGLYFLEPLYAIMKSLATLLLLLFAVLETSATAFAYFVNGIGHTMTTGPVVPYTITMFLVCMGLYFYNRHMSARLNHMSIIIQAESKGNLVDGLISGAIGLAVILLHFIPISSPLGFLHYTGDFFLTVVLALISFKEPWDGLVVSFKELANGTIQAPEIHDSIYQILETYLDDHTDNIEIHIFKQGINIRVKINLHNVQHEIVRKLLEDKQQMIYLLKKKHEYISVEYAL
- the xth gene encoding exodeoxyribonuclease III produces the protein MKLISWNIDSLNAALTAESPRALLSRAVIETLVAEDADIIAIQETKLSDKGPTKKHLEILKSYFPDYFNTWRSSVEPARKGYAGTLFLYKNHLTPTITFPEIGAPTTMDAEGRIITLEFDDFFVTQVYTPNAGDGLKRLADRQIWDLQYAAYLSQLDRQKPVLATGDYNVAHKEIDLANPASNRQSPGFTDEERQGFTNLLAHGFTDTFRHLHGDVLNAYTWWAQRSRTSKINNTGWRIDYWLVSDRVADKVTKSYMIDSGARQDHTPIVMEINV
- a CDS encoding phosphoglycerate dehydrogenase, with amino-acid sequence MVFSVRTFNNINQVGLKELGNKFQIDGDHANNPDAFIIRSENLHGFDFPENLKAIARAGAGTNNIPIEEATEKGIVVFNTPGANANAVKEAVIASILLSARDYIGATAWANTLSGDDVPKQVEAGKKQFAGTEISGKTLGVIGLGAIGARIANDARRLGMNVLGYDPYVSVETAWTISSHVKRVDDLKEIFTNADYITVHVPLTDKTRGLFNSDSFGQMKKGTTLINFARGELVVNADLFEAIEAGVIKKYITDFGTEEALNKENIIVFPHVGGSTEEAELNCAIAAGQTIRRFMETGEIINSVNFPNMKQFLDAPYRITLINKNVPNIVANITTAVSELEINIDNIINRSKGDYAYTLLDLDESDETKIAKLVEKFKATDAITKVRVIKHK